In Rodentibacter haemolyticus, the DNA window AACGCAAAATACTTTGTCATAGCTTTCACGGCTATCTAAATTCGGTAAATACGGTAGGAAAAGGGGCTTATTATCAATAATGAACGCTTGCCCGTTTTCCACCCGTATCGCATTAAAATATTTTAAATCTGAACTTTTGTCCCAAATTGGTTCTTGTCCACACACTAAATAATTTAATCGTGCACCGGTTTCGATAGCGCAACGGATAATTAAATCAGCCGGAAAAAAATCACGCTTGCACCAAGTGCTAAATGTACCCACGGGAACATCAAGACGCACGCCCAGTTCTTTTCTTTTAGTTACGCCATAGGCTTTCATTAGTCGACTAATAGCAGCGCGTCCGCCCGAAAAATTCAAAGATTGATTTAACTGAATTTCCATTGCGTATTTCCTTTATTTATTTATATGAATATCCCCATTTCCGACTACATTATTTTCAGAACCGTTGATAGTTTGAGAAATAGAAACAGGTGAGTTTTTTAATCCGGTCATAAAGGCAATAGCTTCCAGTTTCTTTCGGTCATCAAGATCATTGAAAGCAATCAAGGCAAGTTTTTCGTGTGTAGTTAATTCGTTAACCTGCTGACCATGCAATAACCAATCAATACTTACATTAAATCTGTTTGAAACTAACAAGAGAGGTTCTAACGGTACTAAATTCCTTGTTTTCCACTTATTTACGCTAGGAGGTTGAATTCCAATAATGCTCGCTAATTCCTTGTCCGTATGCACATCACAAATTTTTTTCATACGCTCAATGATTTCATATGAATTTAAATCAAGTCTTTCTTTCATAAATTAACAATTTTAGTATTGAAAATTACCTAAAGGGAAATTAGAATATCCCAAAAGCTAATTATTGTAATTCAGAGTTATTAAGAATTACTAGATTATCACAACAGAGGAAATTTGACTATGCCTAAAATCCACACACAAACCAAAGAAGGGCGATTACAAATCGTATTAGAACCGGAGCTACTTCAAAAAGTGAAAGCACTGGCGAAAACGGAAGATCGGACAATTTCATCAATGGGACGCATATTGATTAACCAAGCACTTAACAGCAAGGAGAAAAATCAATGAGCACTATAAACATTAAATTACAGTGCGATGAACCTTTTATTACACGTAAGGAATATGCAAAGCGTTTAGATGTATCACTAGCAACGGTAAGCAATATGATCGATCAAGGTGTGCTTGTAAGCGTAAAGCTAAAGAAGTGGAATAAAGAGAAAAACAGGTATGAAACCGGACAGAACACAACCGTATTAATTGACCTGGTTGCAACGGCAATGAAAAGCATTAAACGACAACAAAACCGCACAAAGTGCGGCTGGTTTTCACATTCATTAAGTCATGGGGGAAAGCAATGACAGAAGAATTTAATCATCCAAACAAACAAGCTATTTATCGTCTGTTATCAATGTCTGCTCAACAGCGTTATGAGTTTTTGAAACCTCACGTAAACGTGCTAAACGCTCACGAAGAGCTGATTTACGAATGGTATTTAGTTCATCTGCTATTTGTAGATGGACTGAAGGCAAAAATGAATGAAATACGTCAATTAATTTATCCGCTCGCTCAATTCGACCTGATTTGTAATGACGCGAAAGCTGCATATTCAAATTTTCAATCAATGCTTGACGAGTTTGAGCAGGCAATACTCCGAAAGCACTATCAAGTATACGGATTAACTCCCGCAGATTATCTTCAAGCAATCGCCCCTCGGTTGGCAAAACTTGAGCAGGAATATCAGCTTGAACCGGCATATCAGCCGAAAGCCCAAGCACCCGCTCAAGACGATCAAGCCGTTGCGCCATCAGCTCAAGAGACTGTGCAATGTTAAGTTCATCAAATTTCATAGGGAAGAACTCCTAAAGCCAACACCGCACAAAGTGCGGTCAGTTTCAAACATAAATTTTAGTGATAAGGGGAAGACAATGACTAAAAGCAAATCATCATTCACATTCTTTGCACAAGAATATTGTGAAGAACACAATTTAACGCACCAAGAAATTCAACACAAAATCGCTATTCTACAATGTGACGTAAAACCCGTCCGAGATACTGCTCAAGCTCACGAGCAACTTCGGGAGATTTTTTCCCAATGGCGTCAAGTCTGTGAAAGCAGGCACGCTCATAAGTCCCAGCCAAATCCGGCTGTGAGCCAATTACTTCAAGAATTATCGCAAGCGCTTGTTCTTGATAAGCAAGCTGAATCTGAATTTGATCGAGCTGTGCTTGAATTGATAAAGGCTTATTTTCTTTCTGATCGCTCATCTTATGAACTCCTTAAATTAAGTAACCGTTTATTTAAATTGGGGCAAGCATACAACAAAAGCGGCAAATAACAAAGCGAGGGCGTGGCAATGTACGTTCAAGAAAGCAAAAGTCCGGTGGAGCAATGGTATGAAGAACAAGGCATACCCCGCCCCACCGCCAAAAACGGGGAAGACGTGTTGTACCAAATGGCGTTAAGCAAATATGAAGTAGAACGGGCGTTCAACGGCTTAACCCATAAACAAAGTGGCATACTCAAAGCCGTTGCCGATATTGAACCCGATGAAGATTACATCCGCCCAGATTTAACCGGCGACAAACTGTGGCACTACAACGATAAAGGCATAGATAAGTTAGTAAAAGGCTTAAAAGAAATGACGGGTATTCGCACCGCCTTTCCAAGAGCCTTACGCCGAGCCGATTTCTATCAGTTAGACCCATACACAAGGGGAAAAGAATGATAACACCAACACCGGAAACCTGTTTGGCAGCCAAAAGAAAATGGCTGCGTAAATTCGATAAATATCGCGAAAACTGGCTGCGATTGAAACGTAAAAATGAAGAAAATGCAGCTGATAGGGTTTATCAAAAAATGGTGACGGCATTAGAGTGCGCAAGCCATCTCCATAAAAAAGCCGAAGAATTGGCACATTAAGGAAAACACGATGAAAACACGAAAAATTATACAAATCGCTACCTCTGAATCAATGGTATACGACTCCACAATAAACGAAACAGAACGTTCAAATTCGATTCTTGCACTATGTAATGACGGCACATTGTGGTACCGAGACATATACATTTCAGGCTTAAACAAAAAAGGTTGGGAACAAATTGAAGATATTCCGCAACCTCAAGAATAAAGGAAAACATTATGCAAGAACATATCATTGATTTAACAAACCGCTATTGCCTTAAATTAAGTAACGGGAAATATGTGCTTTACGAAATCGACCTCAAGGATAACGGCACCTATGAACGCACAGGCGGAAAAGTATGTAACGATTTATTTTCCGCATTCAATAGCGTTACTTATTGCGAACTAAATCAAGAAGAGGTGACAAATATCACCGAGGTCATCAAACGATTAGAGGCAATACAGGCAGAAATAAAACGTATTGCTGAAATTCAACAGGCTTATGCCTAATCCTTTTTTTACCTGCAATCATTAATTAAATTCAACAATTGATATACATTTATGAAAACATTTAATTTAGAACAAGCATTACAAGGCAAACCAGTTCGTCTTGCTTGCGGAGCTGAAGCCTATATTTTTACAGATATCAGCAACCTTGCGCCAAATGATTATTTTCCGCTTATCGGCGGTTACGCCTATGAAGTGAACCTTAACGATGAACACTCTCGTGTTTCATTTATGGATCTGCGTTGGTCGAAAAAAGGCGAATTAAACAAAAATGAATGGGCTCATCTTTTCAACATCGTGGGTATGTGGGAAGAATAAACCATGCAAACGTGGCAACAACAACGAGACAGCAACATCGCCGCCCGTGAATCACACATGGCGGTGGTGTTGGCTGAACGTCATCAAGCGGCACAAAATGGGGCGAATTTCCCTCGTTTTTTGCCCTTTGATGATGCCGTTTATACGCCACATCAACTTGAATTATTTGCCACAAACCCGGTTGATTTTGAGTTTATTGAAAAGAAACTTGAAATCCTGCCACGCCAACGTCAGCGTGAATATTTCCGTAAACTCTACATTAAAGCCTATCGTTCCATCAAAGATGATGGTTCGATTGCTTTTGCTTTAGGTAACAAACAACGTAATTATGCCAATAACTATTTGCGTGAAGTGTTAGATGTGCGTTTGCAAAAGGTCTTTTCACAATACAATGTGAATGTGGATTTTTTGCAAACTTTCATCAATACGCCACAGTGGGTTTTATCGGTAAAAGATGAAATTCAACAAGCCGTGCAATTTTCCACGGTCACGCCAAGTGCAGAACTCTCAAAGCATTACAATGAATTGCACTACTCCGGCTTTCATTTAAAAGTGTATGGTGTCGCTCAAAAACAAAAGCACCTACCTTTCTATTTGCTCACTGAAAGCAAGTTAAAAAAGATGGCGTACCAAATCGCCGACTCATTTACAAAATTTCAGTTTGATTGCTCCCATTTTTTAAAAGACGGTATTGAAACCGACAATGAAGCCGATATTCAAGGTTATTTCCGACAGCTTTATCAATGGTGCGGTGAAATCGCACTTTCCGCCGGTTTTAAAATTCCCCATTGGGAAAAGTTAGAACACAGTAAACCAATTAAACCGGAAAACATTGAAAGCACCTTACTTCGTCTTACCTGCGAAAAATGGTGGTTCAGACAAATGCGCAGCACACAGCGCAAAATGATTGAACATATCGCCATTGCGTGCGGTGAGGTGCGTGCGAATGCGGCAACCTATATTTCTAACCAAGGTTTTCAAGAATGGCAGCTACAACAACGTAAGAACCACGACTATTTACGTGCAATGATTATTGAAAACATTGATGATCCTGCCGAACAAGCAGAATTATTCGATATTTTCCTTAAATCTTCGGCAAATCCTGCGTTGCGTAGAAACGAGATGATGGTGCGTTTGCGTGGTATGGAAGAATGGGCGGAAGAAAACAACAATGAAGCCATATTTTTAACCCTTACCGCACCTTCATCTTTTCACGCTTCCAACAGTAAAAGCGGAAGTAATAATAAAAAGTGGTCGGGCGCAAACCCACAAGAGACACAACGCTACTTAAATAAAGTGTGGCAACAGTTCCGGGCGTTACTCGCCAAACGCAATATCAAAATGTGCGGTATGCGAGTGGCAGAACCCCACAAAGATGCAACACCCCACTGGCACGCCTTATCCTATGTGCCGGCAGAACATAAAGCAGAAGTGATCCGACTCTTTAAAATGAAAGCCCTTGAACTGGACGGCAATGAAAAAGGCGCAGCAGAACACCGTTGCAAAGTGGAAGAATGCGATAAAACCAAAGGCAGTGCCACCGCCTACATCGCCAAATATATTGCCAAGAATATTGATGGTTTTGCCCTTGCCGGTGAAATGTCCGATGAAGATCCAACCCTTAGCCTACACGACAATGCCCTACGGGTTCGTGCCTGGGCGAGCCGTTGGGGAATTCGTCAGTTCCAATTCTATGGTGGCTCTTCTATTTCTGTTTGGCGTGAATTACGCCGTTTAGTCAGTGGTCAAGCCGATGATGAAATCATAGACAAAGCACAAGCGGCGGCAGGCGTTGCCGGTGATTATGCGGCGTATATGGAAATTCAAGGCGGTGCGTTGGCGAAACGTGCCGATCAACCGATTAAACTCAACTACGAAACCAAATCCGCCAATAAATACGGCGAACAGCGCAAATCTATTATTGGATTAGCAAACCGTTTCAGCCTTAAAACGGTGATTTCTCGCACTAAGCGATGGGCAATTAAAAAACGCCCGAAAGATTTTTCCGCAACCCAGGTTGAGCGCAGCGAAACCGCAAACAGCGGGCTTTGCCCGCCTTGGACTTGTGTCAATAACTGTAACCGCTCAAAAATCGAACAAAAAATAAAACAGTTATTGATCCCGATTTGCGCGCCATTAAATGAACAAAAATTAGACTATTTATTCCGCTACAAGCGGCTAATTATTGATAAATACACCGCCCTAGAATTGAAAGATGATGACGTGCAGTTAGTCAAACGCAATCAAAATATGATTGTGTCGCTTAGTCCTGTGCCAAGAAATATCCAAAAACTGAAAGCATTACATAAAAATCAACGAACCCAATAGGAGAAAAACCTCATGAACAAACGTAAACAAAAACAAATGCGCCGATTATTGGCGGCAAAACGCACAGAAAAGTGCGGTCAAAATTCCCTTCAAATTGAAATGAAAAAGTTACGGGCCAACGTTTGGGATCTTGCCGTCCAGTCGCAAGAAACCGCCAATCGTCTCAAAAGCCAAGGCGAAACATTGCGGCTATGTAACCGCTTTTTCGTAAAAGAAATTGCCAATCTTGAAAACCGGATCACAACTGATCGTATCGGTGATGTTTTGCTCGCCATCATAGGCGGAATGATTGGTGGTGCCATTGCGATGGTAACGTGGATTTTGTGTTTGATTTAAGGGGAAAATATGAACAAATCCAACACAAAAAAATCAGATAAAGACTTATGGGCGACACCTTGGTGGGTGTTTTATTATGCGGAACATTATTTTGGCATTAAATTTGATCTTGATGCCTGCGCAATGGAACACAACACAAAAGTCAAAAATTTCATCACACCGGAACAAAACACCCTCACCGCAACGTGGCAAGGGCGTTACGTTTGGATGAATCCGCCCTATTCAAACCCACTCCCCTTTGTACTGCGTGCTATTCATCAAAGCGTGCTACACAATAAAACGGTGGTAATGTTGCTTAATGTGGATGGTTCCACAAAATGGTTTGATATGTGCGTGCGTAATGCCAAAGAAATTGTTTATATCACTAATTCACGCATTCCGTTTATCAACAACGAAACAGGCGAAGAAACCGATCAAAACAACAAACCGCAAATGTTGGTGTTATTTGAACCCAAAGCCCCTTACGGCAGTTTGAAATCGTCTTATGTGTCGTTGCACGAAATGAAAGAAAAAGGCATAAAATAAACTAAATCAGCTTTAAATAAAAAAAGTGGGTATTATACACACAAAATAATTGACTAAGATTATAAAGTGGGTATAATACCCACTATTGAAAGACAGGACGGAGAAAAGGTGGACAGTAAAACGGCAATAAAAATGATAGAGGCGGACGGTTGGTATTTAGATAGAGTGAAAGGTAGTCATCATCAATACAAACATCCGACCAAATCGGGGACAGTAACAATTCCCCACCCTAGAAAAGACCTAGGGCATTTAGAAAAAAGTATTAAAAAGCAAGCGGGGCTATAAGCCCCCTTTAAAGAGAATAGGAGAACGAAATAATGTTATATCCAATTTGTATGGAAAAAGTCAGCGATGGTTATGTTGTTTCCGTTCCTGATGTACCCGGTTGTTTTTCTGCCGGTGATAATATGGAAGAAGCAATCCTAAATACAAAAGAAGCGATTGCCTTTCACATTGAAGGAATGTTAGAAGACGGTGAAGAATTGCCAAAATCAAAGCCCGCCGAGCAATATATTAATGATCCGGAATATCACGGATTTATTGTGACGGTTGTTGATGTCGATCTCGCTCATTTAATGGGGAAAGCGGAAAAAATTAATATTACGCTCCCGTCATTATTACTTCACCGTATCGATCAATTTGTCGCAACCCATCCGGAATATAAAAACAGAAGTAACTTTTTGGCACAATTAGCCACAAATAAGTTGCTCACCGCCTAAGAAAAAAGCCGCTATTCGCGGCTTTTTTCATCATCTAATATCTTCCTCAAATTGGCTTTATCATCTTCCGATAATTTGCCTAAAATTAATTCCAATAGTTTATCTTTTGTGAGGTTGCTACTGCGTGTGGTGTGGCTAAATTCCATATTCATCACAAAGCGGTGACCACATTGGGGATTTTTGCAGGAGCAATAATAACGGGTGAATTTACTGTGTATGCGTTCAGCCCTTTCAATCACCGATTTTGTATTGCAAACCGTGCAATAAATATCTGTTGTTCTTGCCATTTTCCCCAAAACCACAAAATTAATCAGTGTTTCTCATTATATAGATCACTGGTGTTTTGTATAGTATTTGATCGGAAATTTATTTTGTAAAATTTGGCTCACGGAACTTGATTTTTAATAAGTTTTTGATTTCAGGATCACGATTTATAGATTCCGCAATAATCTCTTGTAACGGTAGCACTTCATCATAGTGATAAACCTCACGATATTTCAACGGATCACCAAGCCCTGCCGTATTGGTCGGAATAATCCCACTTAAGCCCGCCGGGAATCGGTGGGCGGTCAGCACATCTTGCGCCGATATGTTTTTGATATTCGCAAATTCATCTTTTGTGCCGGTATCGCCAATCGGAATCACTTTCAAGCCGTCCGGGTGACCATTGGCAATATTCACAAACATTGATCGGAAGTTCCCCACCCCTTTTGATTCACCGATCTTTTTCGCAATCTCTTCTTCCATATCTTCTGTTAGGTCAGGGTCGGTCGAATACAAAATAAAACCCATGTGCGCCCCATTGCTAAAATAACGGCGGCGAAATACGGTGGCATCGGAATTTAACAAAGCCGATTGCAAACCGCCGACATAATCGGGCGATCCGTAAACTTGTTGCATAGGGTCATAAAGTTTAATAAAAATAATATCCCGTGCCTCATAACGATAAACTTCTTGCGCCGTATCATAGAGGGATTTTTTCATCAAATAAGAATAGCCTCCATCTTTACGCACACGTAAATACAAACCGGATAACGGCACAAGCCGCACCACTTGCCCAAAACCATTACGCACTTTTAGCAAGCCCACATCGCCAAACTGAATCAAATTCAAACAAAGCGCACGCATTTCCATTTTAGAGAGGGCTTTTCCGCCCTCATAGGTTGCACTCACCATATTTGCACGGCTATGTAAAATTCCGCCGTGCTGTGCGTTTTGGTGCGGCAATTTGGCTAAAACGTGGCGATTCACCGGGGGCAAATAGCACCTATAATTTTCATCAAACCCAACGCCCACATAATCCAATGCAGGCGAGGCGGTGATCTCATTCAATGAAAAAGTGCGGTCGTTTATCGGCGCAATTACAATTCCATTTTTATTTTCTTTTTTTGCCTTATTTTTCACTTAATACACTCCATCCACGGCGTTTGCGTGGTTTATCACTTAAGGATTTTTTGTTGATGGCATTACAAATCGCAAAAAACACATCGGCGTGTTGTGTTTTTACCGTTCGTTCCGCCGTAAACGTCATTGTGTTGCCTGATTTTGTCGATTGGTGCTTAATCATTAAAAAGCTAGGCACAATATCAATTTCTTTCTCGCTCCACTCAATTTGCCCGTGTTCAACCAAATCATGCACTTTTAGCACCATTCCCGTTTTGCTTTCAGGATTGTAAATAATGGCGGTTGCCGCACGGCGTGCAAATTCTTTCACCAGTTCATACACCCCATAGCCAACGCCCGTAGCATCAATACCTATGTAGGTCATATTGTATTTTTCATAAAGTTGCCGAATTTGATTGGCTTGATACACATAAGACAACCCGTTCCACTGGTAACGGGCTAAAATGCGGTATTTTTCGCCGGCAATGGCAGGCGGCGCAACGATCACAAAACTTGCACCATCACCACTATGTGCCGGGTCAAAACCGCCCCACACTTCACGATCACCGAAAGGGCGATCCGCTTTCGGGTCAAAATCCGTCCATTTCGCCGTATCTACGCCACATTTTAAAAGCTGCTTAATATTGAAAATCGAATCCGCATCATCAATCCACACGCACATATAAAGCTGGTTGAAAGCGTATTTGCTATAACGTTGTTTCAATTTTTCAATGTTGAATAAGATATCCGCACCGCCTTTTAGGGCATCTTCGATAGTGATTACATAACGCCATTGCCCATCAGGGCATAACCGCCCACCGTCACGCAATTCCGCAAAAGTCGGAAATAGCACATTTTTACGTTTAGGATCACCATCACGCCAATTATCACCGCTCCAAAAAGCGTAGGATTCGTGGAATTTTGAAGAGGGTGTGCTGAAATAGGTTTCCCGCCATTTGGCGTGCGTTGCCATGGCGGAAGCCACATCATTAAAACGTTGAAAATCACGGATCCACGCATATTCATCGCCGTAAACGTGGC includes these proteins:
- a CDS encoding phage repressor protein CI; protein product: MEIQLNQSLNFSGGRAAISRLMKAYGVTKRKELGVRLDVPVGTFSTWCKRDFFPADLIIRCAIETGARLNYLVCGQEPIWDKSSDLKYFNAIRVENGQAFIIDNKPLFLPYLPNLDSRESYDKVFCVVEDNKTYFATSDYGNLVDGDYFVIVENSHLIRYITVLPAGKIRVDGGKFSFECELSDIDVVGKVILKMEKL
- a CDS encoding helix-turn-helix domain-containing protein, producing the protein MKERLDLNSYEIIERMKKICDVHTDKELASIIGIQPPSVNKWKTRNLVPLEPLLLVSNRFNVSIDWLLHGQQVNELTTHEKLALIAFNDLDDRKKLEAIAFMTGLKNSPVSISQTINGSENNVVGNGDIHINK
- a CDS encoding DNA-binding protein yields the protein MSTINIKLQCDEPFITRKEYAKRLDVSLATVSNMIDQGVLVSVKLKKWNKEKNRYETGQNTTVLIDLVATAMKSIKRQQNRTKCGWFSHSLSHGGKQ
- a CDS encoding replication endonuclease, whose product is MQTWQQQRDSNIAARESHMAVVLAERHQAAQNGANFPRFLPFDDAVYTPHQLELFATNPVDFEFIEKKLEILPRQRQREYFRKLYIKAYRSIKDDGSIAFALGNKQRNYANNYLREVLDVRLQKVFSQYNVNVDFLQTFINTPQWVLSVKDEIQQAVQFSTVTPSAELSKHYNELHYSGFHLKVYGVAQKQKHLPFYLLTESKLKKMAYQIADSFTKFQFDCSHFLKDGIETDNEADIQGYFRQLYQWCGEIALSAGFKIPHWEKLEHSKPIKPENIESTLLRLTCEKWWFRQMRSTQRKMIEHIAIACGEVRANAATYISNQGFQEWQLQQRKNHDYLRAMIIENIDDPAEQAELFDIFLKSSANPALRRNEMMVRLRGMEEWAEENNNEAIFLTLTAPSSFHASNSKSGSNNKKWSGANPQETQRYLNKVWQQFRALLAKRNIKMCGMRVAEPHKDATPHWHALSYVPAEHKAEVIRLFKMKALELDGNEKGAAEHRCKVEECDKTKGSATAYIAKYIAKNIDGFALAGEMSDEDPTLSLHDNALRVRAWASRWGIRQFQFYGGSSISVWRELRRLVSGQADDEIIDKAQAAAGVAGDYAAYMEIQGGALAKRADQPIKLNYETKSANKYGEQRKSIIGLANRFSLKTVISRTKRWAIKKRPKDFSATQVERSETANSGLCPPWTCVNNCNRSKIEQKIKQLLIPICAPLNEQKLDYLFRYKRLIIDKYTALELKDDDVQLVKRNQNMIVSLSPVPRNIQKLKALHKNQRTQ
- a CDS encoding phage N-6-adenine-methyltransferase; its protein translation is MNKSNTKKSDKDLWATPWWVFYYAEHYFGIKFDLDACAMEHNTKVKNFITPEQNTLTATWQGRYVWMNPPYSNPLPFVLRAIHQSVLHNKTVVMLLNVDGSTKWFDMCVRNAKEIVYITNSRIPFINNETGEETDQNNKPQMLVLFEPKAPYGSLKSSYVSLHEMKEKGIK
- a CDS encoding type II toxin-antitoxin system HicA family toxin is translated as MGIIPTIERQDGEKVDSKTAIKMIEADGWYLDRVKGSHHQYKHPTKSGTVTIPHPRKDLGHLEKSIKKQAGL
- a CDS encoding type II toxin-antitoxin system HicB family antitoxin, with translation MLYPICMEKVSDGYVVSVPDVPGCFSAGDNMEEAILNTKEAIAFHIEGMLEDGEELPKSKPAEQYINDPEYHGFIVTVVDVDLAHLMGKAEKINITLPSLLLHRIDQFVATHPEYKNRSNFLAQLATNKLLTA
- a CDS encoding ogr/Delta-like zinc finger family protein, yielding MARTTDIYCTVCNTKSVIERAERIHSKFTRYYCSCKNPQCGHRFVMNMEFSHTTRSSNLTKDKLLELILGKLSEDDKANLRKILDDEKSRE
- a CDS encoding phage portal protein, producing MKNKAKKENKNGIVIAPINDRTFSLNEITASPALDYVGVGFDENYRCYLPPVNRHVLAKLPHQNAQHGGILHSRANMVSATYEGGKALSKMEMRALCLNLIQFGDVGLLKVRNGFGQVVRLVPLSGLYLRVRKDGGYSYLMKKSLYDTAQEVYRYEARDIIFIKLYDPMQQVYGSPDYVGGLQSALLNSDATVFRRRYFSNGAHMGFILYSTDPDLTEDMEEEIAKKIGESKGVGNFRSMFVNIANGHPDGLKVIPIGDTGTKDEFANIKNISAQDVLTAHRFPAGLSGIIPTNTAGLGDPLKYREVYHYDEVLPLQEIIAESINRDPEIKNLLKIKFREPNFTK
- a CDS encoding terminase ATPase subunit family protein, whose translation is MTESKLRIRKTKRYDDEVIYAAKFLYLKKYTPKEIAAELKLNSTRPIYYWAEKYNWRNLISESGIEELIALRIITLTERENKSDQEIKELEALIDKDIQYKKQRAAQFAKVSAKSAVNSDDVSDKRTFANSGDGDERKKKKRVKNDISEVTPEMCQPFIDSLFDYQKHLRANKHHDVRNILKSRQIGATYYFSFEALEDAIFSGDNQIFLSASKRQAEIFKNYIVKMAREYFGVELTGNPIILSNGAELHFLSTNKNTSQGNSGHVYGDEYAWIRDFQRFNDVASAMATHAKWRETYFSTPSSKFHESYAFWSGDNWRDGDPKRKNVLFPTFAELRDGGRLCPDGQWRYVITIEDALKGGADILFNIEKLKQRYSKYAFNQLYMCVWIDDADSIFNIKQLLKCGVDTAKWTDFDPKADRPFGDREVWGGFDPAHSGDGASFVIVAPPAIAGEKYRILARYQWNGLSYVYQANQIRQLYEKYNMTYIGIDATGVGYGVYELVKEFARRAATAIIYNPESKTGMVLKVHDLVEHGQIEWSEKEIDIVPSFLMIKHQSTKSGNTMTFTAERTVKTQHADVFFAICNAINKKSLSDKPRKRRGWSVLSEK